The sequence CGAGCACCTCGCCGGCCGGTTTGGTTACGGCGCCGACAGGTTGGGCGACGACCTCGGCGACGGGTTTGGCGAGCTCCCCTACCGGGGTCTCGATCAAGGCACCGAGTTCGGCAACAGGTGCCAGGTCGGCGGGCGCGGCCCAGTTGGCGGCCTGTGCGATGGTCCCCGCGGCAGAGCCGGTAACCGGATGCGTGACCGGGCCAACGATCGGCTCCACGACAGGTACCTCAGGCGTCGCAGCCGGCGCGACGACTTGGGCCACCGCGGCTCCGGCCGGAGCCGCAGCGGCTTCCAATTCCGCTGCGGTCCCGCCCGGTAGACCTGCTGTTCCACCAATTGCCCCGTTGGCCACCCCGCCGACTCCATCGAGGGCGCCCGCCGCCCGGCCCGCCACATGGCGAGCCGGCTCCTCCGCCATGTGCACGACCGAGTCCGCCGACGGCAAACCGCCGGCGTCCGAATCGGCGGCATCCGCCGTCGTCGTTGTCAGAAGAGTCCACCCGAGGGCACCGAGGCCGGCCGCGATGCAGACGCGCGCGGTGGCGGCCGGAACGGCGATGCGAAATGCCACGGCCCCTCCCCCGGCAAAACTGACCCCAAAATCCACCTATTTTGATCCACCCGCGGGGTGGAACGTGAAACCAATGGAAGCACTCTTCCGCGGGGATGTAAATAGGGCAATCGGCGCCGCCGGCGAAGCCCCAAGTCAGCCTGAAAAGGCATCCTGCCCTTGTCCTGCTTTCCCGTCCCGGACTAGCCTTCCAGTAGCCGGTCTTCCCCTACACGGCTCACCAATCAGCGGGCCGCTCCGGCGCGGGCCGGCAAAGAGGAGCAGCACATGGCACGGATCCTGATGGTCGTCTCGGCCGCCGATTCCCTGACAATGAAGGACGGGACGGAGCATCCCACCGGTTTCTGGGCCGAGGAGCTGGTCACCGCGCACCGGCTGCTCGCCGAGGCCGGTCACACCGTGAACATCGCGACGCCCGGGGGCAAGAAGCCAACCGTGGACGCCATCAGCCTCAACCCGGAGAACGCGGGCGGCCAGGCCAAAGCGGACGATTTCGCCGCCTACCTCGAGGAGATCGAGCCGGAGCTGGCCTCGCCGCTGGTGCTCTCCGAAGTCAGCGCCGCCCACTACAACGCGATCGTGCTGCCCGGCGGCCACGGGCCCATGGCGGACCTCGCCTCGGACGCGAACCTCGGCCGGCTGCTGGTGGAGGCGGACCGCGAAGGCATCATCATCGCCCCGTTCTGCCACGGCCCCGCCGCCCTGCTCAGTGCCACCGACGACGCCGGGGATTTCGCTTTCGCAGGCAGGAAGCTGACCGTCTTCACGGACGAAGAGGAGCTGGGCGGCGGCACCGGCGAGAACACCCCGTGGCTGGTCGAATCCACGCTGCGGGACAGCGGCGCCATCGTGCAGGCCGGTCCCGCGTGGCAGCCCAACCTGGTCCGCGACGGCAACCTCATCACCGGGCAGAATCCGGCCTCCAGCGACGTCGTCGCCCGCGAAGTCCTCGCCGCGCTGGGCCCGGCGCCGGAGGCTGCCCAGGACGACGAGGCCGACGACGAATTGGACGAAGACGTCCAATAGAAGGAGTTCGACATGCGGAAACTCACGGCAGGGCTCTTCAGCTCCGTGGACGGCGTGGTGCAGGACCCCTTCAAATTCCAGTTCGACAGCTTCGACGAGGAGCTCGGCAACGGCTTGGACGACATGATGCGCCGGACGGACACGGTGGTGCTCGGCCGTGTCAGCTACC is a genomic window of Arthrobacter sp. Marseille-P9274 containing:
- a CDS encoding type 1 glutamine amidotransferase domain-containing protein; this translates as MARILMVVSAADSLTMKDGTEHPTGFWAEELVTAHRLLAEAGHTVNIATPGGKKPTVDAISLNPENAGGQAKADDFAAYLEEIEPELASPLVLSEVSAAHYNAIVLPGGHGPMADLASDANLGRLLVEADREGIIIAPFCHGPAALLSATDDAGDFAFAGRKLTVFTDEEELGGGTGENTPWLVESTLRDSGAIVQAGPAWQPNLVRDGNLITGQNPASSDVVAREVLAALGPAPEAAQDDEADDELDEDVQ